Sequence from the Terriglobales bacterium genome:
GCGCGCGAGATTTCGCCGATATTCACGTGTCCGCAGAGGCTTCGTTGCCGTTAGGAACCCGCTGAGTATGCGTTTTCCGGCGTAAGCGTCAGCTCAAGTACTTTCAACAGCTCGGCGTGGATGTCCGCTTCCTTCTTCATGCAGATATCGGCGCGAGGCTCGTCTGGGCTGCGTTTCGCAGAAAGAACCACAATGGGAATATCAAAGGTCTCGGCCTTTGACTTCAGAGAGCCGATCAATTGATGGCCATTCATCTTCGGCATCTCAAGGTCGGTAAAGATTACGCTCGGACGGAGGCGCGAGAGCACGCGCAGTGCGTCGAGGCCGTTGCTTGCCGACTCCACTTCGAACCCGTATTTCTCGAGCAGACGG
This genomic interval carries:
- a CDS encoding response regulator, with protein sequence MLQCLSIRRALVVDDSMLIRHTVRRLLEKYGFEVESASNGLDALRVLSRLRPSVIFTDLEMPKMNGHQLIGSLKSKAETFDIPIVVLSAKRSPDEPRADICMKKEADIHAELLKVLELTLTPENAYSAGS